The Oceanotoga teriensis genome has a window encoding:
- the guaB gene encoding IMP dehydrogenase, which translates to MREALTFDDVLLVPKYSEVIPTQTNTKSRLVKNIFLNVPFISAAMDTVTETRMAKAMAREGGAGVIHKNMSIEEQAYKVSKVKRAENGVITDPITITPETKIYEAEKIMEEYKIGGLPVIDKNEKLLGIITNRDIRFERNSDKLAKELMTPYKDLVVAGPHTEIEKAKEILHENKIEKLPIVDKHNRIIGLITIKDVMSVVEKPNASRDTKGRLIVGAAIGTGDGIERAKKLIEANVDFLVLDSAHGHSKNIINILKTIKSDYPEMPIIAGNIATAQAAEDLIKAGADGVKVGIGPGSICTTRIVAGIGVPQLTAIMDVYSVTKKYDIPLIADGGLRFSGDIVKAFAAGASTVMMGSILAGTDEAPGETIIYSGRKFKTYRGMGSIGAMEKGSKDRYFQDSVTDSEKLVPEGVEGMVAYKGGVSDVIHQLLGGLKAGMGYCGAKNFEMLRNNSEFIKISNAAMSESHAHDIKITKESPNYYFSSK; encoded by the coding sequence ATGAGAGAAGCTTTAACTTTTGATGATGTTTTACTCGTACCAAAATATTCAGAAGTTATACCTACACAAACTAATACTAAGAGTAGATTAGTAAAAAATATTTTTTTAAATGTTCCTTTTATATCTGCAGCTATGGATACCGTAACAGAAACAAGAATGGCAAAAGCAATGGCAAGAGAAGGCGGAGCTGGAGTAATTCATAAAAATATGAGTATTGAAGAACAAGCTTACAAAGTTTCAAAAGTAAAAAGAGCTGAAAATGGAGTTATCACTGATCCAATAACAATTACTCCAGAAACTAAAATTTATGAAGCTGAAAAAATAATGGAAGAATATAAAATTGGTGGTCTTCCTGTAATCGATAAAAACGAAAAATTATTAGGAATAATAACAAATCGTGATATTAGATTTGAAAGAAATTCAGATAAACTCGCCAAAGAACTTATGACACCTTATAAAGATTTAGTTGTTGCTGGACCACATACAGAAATAGAAAAAGCTAAAGAAATTTTACATGAAAATAAAATTGAAAAATTACCTATAGTTGATAAACACAATAGAATAATAGGATTAATAACAATAAAAGATGTTATGTCAGTAGTTGAAAAACCAAATGCCTCAAGAGATACCAAAGGAAGACTCATAGTGGGTGCTGCTATTGGTACTGGTGATGGTATAGAAAGAGCAAAAAAATTGATAGAAGCTAATGTTGATTTTTTAGTTTTAGATTCTGCTCATGGTCACTCAAAAAATATAATAAATATATTAAAAACTATAAAATCAGATTATCCTGAAATGCCTATAATTGCAGGTAATATTGCTACAGCACAGGCTGCAGAAGATCTAATAAAAGCTGGTGCTGATGGTGTAAAAGTTGGAATTGGACCAGGTTCTATATGTACAACAAGAATTGTTGCTGGTATAGGAGTACCACAATTAACTGCTATAATGGATGTATATTCAGTTACAAAAAAATATGATATTCCTTTAATCGCAGATGGCGGATTAAGATTTTCAGGAGATATTGTAAAAGCATTTGCGGCTGGTGCCTCAACTGTAATGATGGGTAGCATTCTTGCTGGAACAGATGAAGCACCTGGTGAAACTATAATATATTCCGGAAGAAAATTTAAGACTTACAGAGGAATGGGTTCTATTGGTGCAATGGAAAAAGGTTCTAAAGATAGATATTTTCAAGATTCTGTAACTGATTCTGAAAAACTTGTTCCTGAAGGTGTTGAAGGTATGGTAGCTTATAAAGGTGGAGTTTCTGATGTAATTCATCAATTACTCGGTGGATTAAAAGCTGGTATGGGATATTGTGGTGCTAAAAACTTTGAAATGCTTAGAAATAATTCTGAATTTATAAAAATTTCAAATGCTGCAATGTCTGAAAGTCATGCACATGACATAAAAATAACTAAAGAATCTCCAAATTATTATTTTTCTTCAAAATAA
- a CDS encoding FMN-binding protein, producing MKKQSKSYTIIFTFIVSFIFVFVLALANELTKEQIVKNQQLFERKAVLNAFGIIYENDDEAFEKYEDTIKIEKYNDEILYEYEKNDEKFYGFKFTGNGLWGTITGILAVNSDVSQILGIDFISHNETPGLGGRIEEEWFKDQFKNEKIINNNIKVIVGGGEGDLDKENSEIDSITGATRTSESVQKITNDTIYKIKTILGVNE from the coding sequence ATGAAAAAACAAAGTAAATCATATACAATAATATTTACATTTATTGTTTCTTTTATTTTTGTTTTTGTTCTAGCACTTGCAAATGAATTAACTAAAGAACAAATAGTAAAAAATCAACAATTATTTGAAAGAAAAGCTGTTCTTAATGCTTTTGGAATAATTTATGAAAATGATGATGAAGCCTTTGAAAAATATGAAGATACTATAAAAATAGAAAAATATAATGATGAAATTTTGTATGAATATGAAAAAAACGATGAGAAATTTTATGGATTTAAATTCACTGGAAATGGACTTTGGGGAACAATAACTGGAATATTAGCTGTTAATTCTGATGTTAGTCAAATATTGGGAATAGATTTTATTTCACATAATGAAACACCTGGTCTTGGGGGAAGAATTGAAGAAGAATGGTTTAAAGATCAATTTAAAAATGAAAAAATAATTAATAATAATATAAAAGTTATAGTTGGTGGTGGAGAAGGAGATTTAGATAAGGAAAATAGTGAAATAGATTCTATTACTGGGGCTACAAGGACCTCTGAATCTGTTCAAAAAATTACTAATGATACTATATATAAAATTAAAACTATATTGGGGGTGAATGAATAA
- a CDS encoding RnfABCDGE type electron transport complex subunit D → MFQKQIMMRRVLYSLIPIYIFSFYLYGWRLLMLSAIVFGSSIGVEYIFEKNRKKKVSEAVLVTAMLLVLSMPPLTPWWIALIASIFAVLFGKEVYGGFGRNIFNPAITGRLFVYITFANVMTTGWMKPGNFGTDILSTATPLEMLRMGDNLSIRDLFFGIRPGSMGESAIWLIVIAAIYLMVTKTASWRIIISTFSSALILSSILYFFNVSGAMPPIEAVMSGSLLFVTVFMATDPVSGPKKNSSHWIYGIIIGVSAVLIRTFSLFSEGTSFAVLMGNTFASLLDQIKFNKKVKS, encoded by the coding sequence ATGTTTCAGAAACAGATAATGATGAGAAGAGTGCTATACTCTTTAATTCCCATCTATATTTTTTCTTTTTATTTATATGGATGGAGACTATTGATGTTATCTGCCATAGTTTTTGGTTCGAGTATAGGAGTAGAATACATCTTTGAAAAAAATAGAAAGAAAAAAGTTAGCGAAGCTGTCTTAGTTACTGCTATGTTATTAGTATTATCAATGCCACCTTTAACACCTTGGTGGATAGCCTTAATAGCTTCTATTTTTGCTGTTTTATTTGGAAAAGAAGTTTATGGAGGATTTGGAAGAAATATTTTCAATCCTGCAATTACAGGACGTCTTTTTGTTTATATAACATTTGCGAATGTTATGACAACTGGTTGGATGAAACCGGGAAATTTTGGAACAGATATTCTTTCAACCGCTACACCTTTAGAGATGCTCAGAATGGGAGATAATCTTTCTATTCGCGATTTGTTTTTTGGCATAAGACCTGGATCAATGGGTGAAAGTGCCATATGGCTTATTGTAATTGCCGCAATTTATTTAATGGTTACAAAAACAGCGAGTTGGAGAATAATAATATCAACTTTTTCGAGTGCTTTAATATTAAGTTCCATACTTTATTTTTTTAATGTATCTGGAGCAATGCCTCCAATTGAAGCTGTTATGTCTGGAAGTTTATTGTTTGTAACTGTTTTTATGGCAACTGATCCTGTATCAGGGCCAAAAAAGAATTCGTCTCATTGGATTTATGGAATTATAATAGGTGTTTCAGCTGTTTTAATTAGAACTTTTTCATTATTTTCAGAAGGAACAAGTTTTGCAGTTTTAATGGGAAATACATTTGCTTCTTTATTAGATCAGATTAAATTTAATAAGAAGGTGAAATCATGA
- a CDS encoding thiamine pyrophosphate-dependent enzyme yields MKKMGDMLLRNENFSEIVIGNTAIVRAMIEAGTEIVTSYPGSPTPEIATAISSIKSEKRPFYFEFSTNEKVATEVSFGASVNGHLSTVFFKSVGLNVAADSFVQLALLELIGGMVIILGDDPGANSSQNEQDNRHYAEMTYIPVLEPSTPQEAYEMYIEATKISKKMKMPVILRLTTHVCHAKQKVHFKKYEIKNISKQSKFDKKNGPYIPITSEVFNMKKNALLKLNEFKKLTSEKNINKLFNNNSKKGIITMGVPYLSLLDVLEEVEDKPDILKLGVVYPLEEGIIKSFLNSHDEIKILEELDDILETNIKRIAYDNKIYTKIMGKFDINEFIGEYTPDKVQEIMNNTWPEIFQSININKKINVPKRPAQMCPGCGHRSAFYAIKKALNSEDITVADIGCHTLGYLPPYEMGEVLLSMGHSISTGSGLSLFNEKRNIVSFLGDSTFFHAAIPGIINAVFNQHNLTLIIMENGTTAMTGHQDHPAVGSNFNEKTKEIPLKKVLEGIGVENIFEVDAYSQNKLFEIIKKTSKIKGLKVVIAKHPCMLKFTREQRKKGTYKNRHVFIDQNICNNSNYCIEDFACPSFQKDDKGNIWVHEDLCIGDGSCIQTCPTSAIKPKNN; encoded by the coding sequence ATGAAAAAAATGGGGGATATGCTCTTAAGAAATGAAAATTTTTCCGAGATTGTTATAGGAAATACAGCCATTGTTAGAGCAATGATAGAAGCTGGGACAGAAATAGTAACTTCTTATCCAGGTTCGCCAACACCTGAAATTGCGACTGCAATTTCAAGTATTAAATCTGAAAAAAGGCCTTTTTATTTTGAATTTTCTACAAATGAAAAAGTAGCAACTGAAGTTTCATTTGGCGCTAGTGTTAATGGGCATTTATCAACAGTATTTTTTAAATCTGTAGGTCTCAACGTAGCTGCTGATTCATTTGTTCAATTGGCATTATTAGAGTTGATAGGTGGAATGGTAATTATTTTAGGTGATGATCCGGGAGCTAATTCTTCTCAAAATGAACAAGATAATAGACATTATGCTGAAATGACATATATACCAGTATTAGAACCTTCAACTCCTCAAGAAGCATATGAAATGTATATTGAAGCAACAAAAATTTCTAAAAAAATGAAAATGCCAGTCATTTTGAGACTTACTACGCATGTTTGTCATGCTAAACAAAAAGTTCATTTTAAAAAATATGAAATAAAAAATATTTCTAAACAATCAAAATTTGATAAAAAAAATGGACCTTATATACCTATAACTTCTGAAGTATTTAATATGAAAAAAAATGCTTTATTAAAATTGAATGAATTTAAAAAACTAACTTCTGAAAAAAATATAAATAAATTGTTTAATAATAATTCCAAAAAAGGAATTATAACAATGGGAGTTCCATATTTATCTTTACTTGATGTACTTGAAGAAGTTGAAGATAAACCTGATATATTAAAGCTTGGAGTTGTTTACCCATTAGAAGAAGGAATAATAAAATCGTTTTTAAATAGTCATGATGAAATAAAAATTTTAGAGGAACTCGATGATATTCTTGAAACAAATATAAAAAGAATAGCTTATGATAACAAAATATATACTAAAATAATGGGTAAATTTGATATCAATGAATTTATAGGTGAATATACTCCAGATAAAGTTCAAGAAATAATGAATAATACATGGCCAGAAATTTTTCAAAGTATAAATATAAATAAAAAAATAAATGTACCAAAAAGACCAGCTCAAATGTGTCCTGGATGTGGACACAGATCAGCGTTTTATGCTATAAAAAAAGCTTTAAATTCTGAAGATATAACAGTTGCTGATATAGGATGCCATACACTTGGATATCTTCCACCATATGAAATGGGTGAAGTGTTATTATCGATGGGACATTCAATATCTACAGGATCAGGACTTTCATTGTTTAATGAAAAAAGAAATATAGTATCTTTTTTAGGAGATTCAACTTTTTTCCATGCAGCAATACCAGGAATAATAAATGCTGTTTTTAATCAACATAATCTTACATTAATAATAATGGAAAATGGTACAACAGCTATGACTGGTCATCAAGATCATCCAGCGGTTGGAAGTAATTTTAATGAAAAGACTAAAGAAATACCATTGAAAAAAGTTTTAGAAGGAATAGGTGTTGAAAATATATTTGAAGTTGATGCATATTCTCAAAACAAACTTTTTGAAATAATAAAAAAGACCTCAAAAATAAAAGGATTAAAAGTAGTTATAGCTAAACATCCTTGTATGTTGAAATTTACAAGAGAACAGAGAAAAAAAGGAACTTATAAAAATAGACATGTATTTATTGATCAAAATATATGTAATAATTCTAATTATTGTATAGAAGATTTTGCTTGTCCTTCTTTTCAAAAAGATGATAAAGGAAATATATGGGTTCATGAAGATCTTTGTATTGGGGATGGTTCTTGTATTCAAACTTGTCCAACTTCAGCAATAAAACCCAAAAATAATTAA
- a CDS encoding acylphosphatase, whose protein sequence is MISTKLIVYGRVQGVGFRFYIKTQANKYNINGYIKNLIDGSVEIVAQGQESDLNSFKASIIRGNGFSRVENIEEERFSEKNFSLFSVKY, encoded by the coding sequence ATGATTAGCACTAAACTTATAGTATATGGCAGAGTCCAAGGCGTAGGTTTTAGATTTTATATAAAAACTCAAGCTAATAAATATAATATAAACGGATATATTAAAAATTTAATAGATGGATCTGTTGAAATAGTAGCTCAAGGTCAAGAGAGTGATTTAAATAGTTTTAAAGCTTCTATAATTAGAGGCAATGGTTTTTCAAGAGTTGAAAATATTGAAGAAGAACGGTTTAGTGAAAAAAATTTTTCACTATTTTCTGTAAAATATTGA
- the pepT gene encoding peptidase T: protein MQNLVDRFLKYIKIYTTSDENSDTIPSTKRQLVLAEELKKELIEIGLDEVSLDENGYLMATIPSNIEKNCPVIGFIAHMDTSPDMSGENVKSKIINYNGEKIILNAEKNIYLDPKDFPSLNDYNGKTIITTDGTTLLGADDKAGIAEIITASEILLKSDIKHGKIRICFTPDEEIGRGADFFDVKKFGADFAYTIDGGPLGELESENFNAASAKFYIQGKNVHPGTAKDQMINSILIANELISLFPKNERPENTEKYEGFFHINDINGSVEKTTLNMIIRDHDKELFEQKKDFVQKVVEKINKKYSNAIKLELKDSYYNMKEIIEKNPHIMDLAKKAFLNCDVTPNIKPIRGGTDGARLSFIGLPCPNIFTGGHNFHGKYEYVVIESMEKAVQIIVEIAKLNTEF, encoded by the coding sequence TTGCAAAATTTAGTGGATAGATTTTTAAAATATATCAAAATATATACAACATCTGATGAGAATTCAGATACAATTCCTTCAACAAAAAGACAATTAGTTCTTGCCGAAGAATTAAAAAAAGAATTGATTGAAATAGGTTTAGATGAAGTATCGCTTGATGAAAATGGTTATTTGATGGCGACTATACCTTCAAATATAGAGAAAAATTGTCCTGTAATAGGATTTATAGCCCATATGGATACATCTCCAGATATGTCTGGAGAAAATGTGAAATCTAAAATTATAAATTATAATGGTGAAAAAATTATTTTAAATGCTGAAAAAAATATTTATTTAGATCCAAAAGATTTTCCATCATTAAATGATTATAATGGAAAAACAATCATAACAACAGATGGAACAACTTTACTAGGTGCCGATGATAAAGCAGGAATTGCTGAAATAATTACAGCTTCGGAAATATTATTAAAATCTGATATAAAACATGGAAAAATAAGAATATGTTTTACCCCAGATGAAGAAATAGGTAGAGGAGCAGATTTTTTTGATGTGAAAAAATTTGGAGCAGATTTTGCTTATACTATTGATGGAGGACCTCTTGGAGAACTTGAATCTGAAAATTTTAATGCAGCAAGTGCTAAATTTTATATTCAAGGTAAAAATGTACATCCTGGAACAGCTAAAGATCAGATGATTAATTCTATACTAATAGCAAATGAATTGATATCTTTATTTCCAAAAAATGAAAGACCTGAAAATACCGAAAAATATGAAGGTTTTTTTCATATAAATGATATTAATGGTTCTGTAGAGAAAACTACTTTAAATATGATAATAAGAGATCATGATAAAGAATTATTTGAACAAAAAAAAGATTTTGTTCAAAAAGTTGTTGAAAAAATAAATAAAAAATATTCTAATGCTATCAAATTAGAATTAAAAGATAGTTATTACAATATGAAAGAAATAATTGAAAAAAATCCTCATATAATGGATTTGGCAAAAAAAGCTTTTTTAAATTGTGATGTAACTCCTAATATAAAACCTATAAGAGGCGGAACTGATGGTGCAAGACTATCATTTATAGGTCTCCCATGTCCTAATATATTCACTGGAGGACATAATTTCCATGGAAAATATGAATACGTTGTAATCGAATCTATGGAAAAAGCTGTTCAAATAATAGTAGAAATTGCTAAATTAAATACTGAATTTTAA
- a CDS encoding NADH:ubiquinone reductase (Na(+)-transporting) subunit E: MPEISPFVLFFASIFTSNILLSNFLGMCSFISVSKDYKSSNGLGMAVTFVLTITTAVNWLVYNYILEPFGLEYLRYIVFIIVIAAVVQILEMIIERVSENLYMALGIFLPLITVNCAILGVALFMQLRDYSFIQSIIFGLGSGLGWWLAIMALAAIRKKVDKAPVPYGLKGPGITLITIGFMAMAFLGFSGMLAVQ, translated from the coding sequence ATGCCTGAAATAAGTCCTTTTGTATTATTTTTTGCATCTATATTTACATCAAATATTTTACTTTCAAACTTTTTAGGAATGTGTTCATTTATTTCAGTTTCTAAAGATTATAAATCTTCAAATGGTCTTGGTATGGCAGTGACTTTTGTTTTAACAATAACAACTGCAGTTAATTGGTTAGTTTATAATTATATACTTGAACCTTTTGGTTTAGAATATTTAAGATATATAGTTTTTATAATAGTTATTGCAGCTGTAGTACAAATTCTTGAAATGATAATAGAAAGAGTATCCGAAAATTTATATATGGCTTTAGGAATCTTCTTGCCATTGATAACGGTTAATTGTGCAATTTTAGGTGTTGCATTATTTATGCAGTTAAGAGATTATTCTTTTATACAATCAATTATTTTTGGATTGGGATCCGGTCTTGGATGGTGGCTTGCTATTATGGCATTGGCAGCAATAAGAAAAAAAGTAGACAAAGCTCCTGTTCCATATGGATTAAAAGGTCCTGGAATAACTTTAATAACTATAGGATTTATGGCTATGGCATTTCTGGGTTTTTCCGGAATGCTTGCAGTACAGTGA
- a CDS encoding ferritin, translating to MAINEKMEKALNEQINKELFSAYLYQSMAAYFESKSLKGFANWLDVQASEEKIHARKIYDFINERGGRVLLKAIEEPKHDWDNVQAAFKDALAHEQFITDSINKLVDLAIELSDHATNNFLQWFVAEQVEEEATATEIVDRLELIDENVMALLRMDESLGVITLTATSEE from the coding sequence ATGGCTATTAATGAAAAAATGGAAAAAGCATTGAATGAACAGATTAACAAAGAATTGTTTTCTGCTTACTTATATCAATCAATGGCAGCTTATTTTGAAAGCAAGAGTTTAAAGGGTTTTGCTAATTGGTTGGATGTACAAGCATCTGAAGAAAAAATACATGCGAGAAAAATTTATGATTTTATAAATGAAAGAGGCGGTAGAGTTTTATTAAAAGCGATAGAAGAACCAAAACATGACTGGGATAATGTTCAAGCTGCTTTTAAAGATGCTTTGGCACATGAACAATTTATAACAGATTCTATAAATAAATTGGTAGATCTTGCAATTGAATTAAGCGATCATGCAACTAATAATTTTTTACAATGGTTTGTTGCTGAACAAGTTGAAGAAGAAGCAACTGCAACTGAAATAGTTGATAGATTAGAATTAATTGATGAGAATGTCATGGCATTATTGAGAATGGATGAATCACTTGGAGTAATAACTTTAACTGCAACATCAGAAGAATAA
- a CDS encoding peroxiredoxin, whose translation MSYLKYSLGDIVKEIKLPDSNGVLTDALNSKNIKIIYFYPKDNTKGCTTEALDFTSKVKDFKKYNTVIYGISPDEGKKHFNFIAKNNLKITLLSDTEKKILNEFGVWQKKKLYGKEYMGVIRTTILIDENNKIIKIWEKVNVKNHVEEVLNFIKEMKQ comes from the coding sequence ATGTCTTATTTAAAATATAGTTTAGGAGATATTGTAAAAGAAATAAAACTTCCAGATTCAAATGGTGTATTAACAGATGCATTGAATTCAAAAAATATAAAAATTATTTATTTTTATCCAAAAGATAATACTAAAGGTTGTACTACAGAAGCTTTAGATTTTACATCTAAAGTAAAGGATTTTAAAAAGTATAATACTGTAATATATGGTATAAGTCCAGATGAAGGAAAAAAACATTTTAATTTTATAGCAAAAAATAATTTAAAAATAACTTTATTAAGCGATACTGAAAAAAAAATACTCAATGAATTTGGAGTATGGCAAAAAAAGAAATTATATGGCAAAGAATATATGGGAGTTATAAGAACTACCATCCTAATAGACGAAAATAACAAAATAATAAAGATTTGGGAAAAAGTAAATGTTAAAAATCATGTGGAAGAAGTATTAAACTTTATAAAAGAAATGAAGCAATAG
- a CDS encoding NADH:ubiquinone reductase (Na(+)-transporting) subunit D — MAQYKTILKDNLWNNNAIFVQILGICSTLAVTNRLENTLIMSIGVILVMGFTNFTISSIKSLIPRKVRMIVQTLIISFYVIIVDIILKAFLPDISRALGPYVGLIITNCIIMGRAEAFAQSNKPFISFWDGITSGTGYMYVLLTIAFFRELLGFGTIFGFQIMPENFIKWTIMVMPPSAFFMLAIFIWIVKGIMSKKEAE; from the coding sequence ATGGCTCAATATAAAACAATCTTAAAGGATAATCTATGGAATAATAATGCCATATTTGTTCAAATCCTTGGAATTTGTTCTACTTTAGCAGTTACAAATAGACTTGAAAATACTTTGATAATGTCAATAGGAGTTATTTTAGTTATGGGATTTACAAATTTTACAATTTCTTCAATTAAGTCATTAATACCTCGAAAAGTGAGGATGATAGTTCAAACATTAATAATTTCTTTTTATGTAATAATTGTTGATATAATTTTAAAAGCCTTTTTACCAGATATAAGTAGAGCGCTTGGACCTTATGTAGGATTAATAATTACTAATTGTATAATAATGGGAAGAGCTGAAGCTTTTGCACAATCAAATAAACCTTTTATTTCTTTTTGGGATGGTATAACTTCAGGTACTGGATATATGTATGTTTTACTTACTATAGCCTTTTTTAGAGAATTACTAGGCTTTGGTACTATATTTGGGTTTCAAATTATGCCAGAAAATTTTATAAAATGGACGATTATGGTTATGCCACCAAGTGCATTTTTTATGTTGGCTATTTTTATATGGATTGTTAAAGGGATTATGTCTAAGAAGGAGGCTGAATAA
- a CDS encoding NADH:ubiquinone reductase (Na(+)-transporting) subunit F: MTGILSASIIVAILTSVLALIITIVDSIVNNYGEVNININNGTKELKVDGGSPLLFTLAEQGIFIPSACGGKGSCGACKVKILSDVGPILPTEAPLLTDEEKKSKIRLSCQVKVKSNISIEIPEELFYVKQYKAKVEKINNVTHDIKEVYIKLKNPDNIEFKAGQYAQIVVPPYGKIKESTQRAYSISSAPKDNSHVEFLIRLVPGGIATTYVHDFLKENQDVEVVGPFGDFFMRETKADMVCVAGGSGMAPIKSIIYDMYEKEILDREIWYFFGARSLKDLYYIEEFKELSKKMPNLHFIPALSDPMDEDNWEGETGLITDVLDKYLKTKLNPEHEREGYLCGSPGMIDACVKVMTSNDISEEKIYYDKFA; the protein is encoded by the coding sequence ATGACTGGAATATTATCAGCATCTATTATTGTGGCAATTCTTACTTCTGTTCTTGCTTTGATTATTACTATAGTTGATTCTATAGTCAATAATTATGGAGAAGTAAACATAAATATAAATAATGGAACAAAAGAACTTAAGGTTGATGGTGGATCTCCTCTTTTGTTTACACTTGCAGAACAAGGTATATTTATACCTTCAGCTTGTGGTGGAAAAGGAAGTTGTGGTGCATGTAAAGTTAAAATATTATCGGATGTTGGTCCTATTTTACCAACAGAAGCTCCATTATTAACAGATGAGGAAAAAAAATCTAAAATTAGACTTTCTTGTCAAGTTAAAGTTAAATCTAATATTTCAATAGAAATACCTGAAGAATTATTTTATGTAAAACAATATAAAGCTAAAGTTGAAAAAATAAATAATGTAACTCATGATATTAAAGAAGTCTATATTAAATTAAAAAATCCAGATAATATAGAATTTAAAGCAGGACAATATGCACAAATTGTTGTTCCTCCATATGGAAAAATAAAAGAAAGCACACAAAGGGCATATTCTATTTCTTCAGCTCCAAAAGATAATTCACATGTTGAATTTTTGATTAGACTTGTTCCAGGTGGAATAGCAACTACATATGTACATGATTTTTTGAAAGAAAATCAAGATGTAGAAGTTGTAGGGCCTTTTGGAGATTTTTTTATGAGAGAAACAAAAGCAGATATGGTATGTGTTGCAGGTGGTTCGGGAATGGCTCCAATAAAATCAATTATTTATGATATGTATGAAAAAGAAATTTTAGATAGAGAAATTTGGTATTTTTTTGGGGCGAGAAGTTTAAAAGATCTATATTATATTGAAGAATTTAAAGAATTGTCTAAAAAGATGCCTAATCTTCATTTTATTCCTGCACTTTCAGATCCAATGGACGAAGATAATTGGGAAGGAGAAACAGGACTTATAACTGATGTATTAGATAAATATTTAAAAACTAAATTAAATCCAGAACATGAAAGAGAAGGTTATCTTTGTGGAAGTCCTGGTATGATAGATGCATGTGTTAAAGTCATGACATCTAATGACATATCAGAAGAAAAAATTTATTATGATAAATTTGCTTGA
- a CDS encoding 2-oxoacid:acceptor oxidoreductase family protein, which yields MRQNIYIIGVGGQGIGLLSEVIIRAADYAGLPVMGVDTHGLAQRGGTVQSHVRIGEGIHSALIKKGYADIVISLERTEALRGVNEFLKDGGSLIYYDTSWQTLSVRLGKDKEITNEDINKICKERNIKVYRVFDENLEDARMQNVVVLNEIKNNEIIKYIKREDYLKALKDLLPEYALEKNLRIFE from the coding sequence ATGAGACAAAATATATATATAATAGGTGTAGGAGGACAAGGAATAGGATTATTAAGTGAAGTTATCATTAGAGCAGCAGATTATGCTGGACTTCCAGTTATGGGAGTTGATACACATGGACTTGCACAAAGAGGAGGAACTGTACAATCACATGTTAGAATAGGAGAAGGAATACATTCGGCTCTAATAAAAAAAGGATATGCAGACATAGTTATTTCTCTTGAAAGAACCGAAGCCTTAAGGGGAGTAAATGAGTTTTTAAAAGATGGTGGAAGTTTAATATATTATGATACATCTTGGCAAACACTTTCTGTTCGTTTAGGAAAAGATAAAGAAATTACTAATGAAGATATAAATAAAATTTGTAAAGAAAGAAATATAAAAGTTTACAGAGTATTTGATGAAAATCTTGAAGATGCAAGAATGCAAAATGTTGTTGTTTTAAATGAAATAAAAAATAATGAAATTATAAAATATATAAAAAGAGAAGATTATTTAAAAGCTTTAAAAGATCTTTTACCAGAATATGCATTAGAAAAAAATCTTAGAATATTTGAATAA